One segment of Desulfovibrio legallii DNA contains the following:
- a CDS encoding heavy-metal-associated domain-containing protein, whose product MKTLKVNGMRCGHCKASVEEAAGKIAGVKNPQVDLEAKELRFEESAPVDMAALRSAITNIGFDPE is encoded by the coding sequence ATGAAAACGCTGAAAGTCAATGGTATGCGCTGCGGGCACTGCAAGGCCTCGGTGGAGGAAGCAGCGGGCAAGATTGCCGGCGTGAAAAACCCGCAGGTGGACCTGGAGGCCAAGGAATTGCGCTTTGAAGAAAGCGCGCCCGTGGATATGGCCGCCCTGCGCTCGGCCATCACCAATATCGGTTTTGACCCGGAATAA
- a CDS encoding heavy metal translocating P-type ATPase gives MSANKEAGACPLRFDIGGMHCAACSSRIERVVGRMEGVDKISVNLATAKAEVWTRPGEEDAVSKSLVERVAALGFTAAPAAEDNASAEFAANKARAQADIQARLRRLIPMACFAVPLLVVSMGHMVGLPLPSWLDPHSAPRTFMLVQLLLTLPVVWLGRHFYKDGIVALLRRAPAMDSLVAVGTGAAFLFSLGNTLLGLAGSEPMTRAMNLYYESCAVLLTMIELGQFLEATAKRKAGDAMGALMSLTPETALLLDPADAAAAPREVPLAQVRAGDTLLLKPGGRVPVDGVVLTGRSAVDVSLLTGESMPVPVAPDDKLVAGSVNGEGSLTLRAEAVGGHTRLARIIRLVREAQGSKAPIARLADKVSFYFVPTVMLLAVLAALAWLIFSNEPITTALTVFVAVLVMACPCAMGLATPMSIMVGTGRGAQLGVLIKNGAALEQAGRISVLAVDKTGTLTTGKPVLTGLDVLPDAAAWDENALLGLAASLEARSEHPLAHAILAAAKERQLIAAAVDEVAVSPGLGIAGKVGAETVAVGNRAFMEERGLRVPQDVLAHLAALAEAGQTPLLLALGAGAEARLAAVLALADALRPESASVVARLRHMGVRVVMLTGDNERTARAVAARAGVDEVAAGLLPAQKADYVRRLQEEGNIVGMVGDGVNDAPALAAAHVGMAVGTGVDVSAEAGDMVLMRDGMEAVLTALALSRATMRNIRQNLCWAFGYNILGLPVAAGLLHAFGGPMLSPMIAGTAMALSSFSVVSNALRLRWFRIKEQPSAS, from the coding sequence ATGAGCGCCAACAAGGAAGCAGGGGCCTGCCCCTTGCGTTTCGACATCGGAGGCATGCACTGCGCGGCCTGCTCCTCGCGTATTGAGCGGGTGGTGGGCCGCATGGAAGGCGTGGACAAAATCAGCGTCAATCTGGCCACGGCCAAGGCCGAAGTCTGGACCAGACCGGGCGAAGAGGACGCCGTCAGCAAAAGTCTGGTGGAACGCGTGGCCGCCCTGGGCTTTACGGCGGCCCCCGCCGCCGAGGACAACGCCTCCGCCGAGTTTGCGGCCAACAAAGCCCGCGCGCAGGCCGACATCCAGGCCCGCCTGCGCCGTCTGATCCCCATGGCCTGCTTTGCCGTGCCCTTGCTGGTGGTTTCCATGGGGCACATGGTGGGCCTGCCCCTGCCCTCCTGGCTGGACCCGCACAGCGCGCCCCGCACTTTTATGCTGGTGCAGCTGCTGCTGACCCTGCCCGTGGTCTGGCTGGGCCGCCATTTTTACAAAGACGGCATCGTGGCCCTGCTGCGCCGCGCCCCGGCCATGGACAGCCTGGTGGCCGTGGGCACGGGTGCGGCCTTCCTGTTCAGTCTGGGCAACACGCTCCTGGGGCTGGCCGGATCCGAGCCCATGACCCGCGCCATGAACCTCTACTACGAATCCTGCGCCGTGCTGCTGACCATGATTGAGCTGGGGCAGTTTCTTGAAGCCACAGCCAAACGCAAGGCCGGGGACGCCATGGGCGCGCTCATGAGCCTCACCCCGGAAACGGCCCTGCTGCTGGATCCCGCCGACGCGGCCGCCGCCCCGCGCGAAGTGCCCCTGGCCCAGGTGCGCGCCGGTGACACACTGCTGCTCAAGCCCGGCGGCCGCGTGCCCGTGGACGGCGTGGTGCTCACGGGCCGCAGCGCCGTGGACGTTTCCCTGCTGACGGGCGAATCCATGCCCGTGCCCGTGGCCCCGGACGACAAGCTGGTGGCGGGCAGCGTCAACGGCGAGGGCTCGCTCACCCTGCGGGCCGAGGCCGTGGGCGGTCATACGCGCTTGGCGCGCATCATCCGCCTGGTGCGCGAGGCCCAGGGCAGCAAGGCCCCCATAGCCCGGCTGGCCGACAAGGTGAGCTTTTACTTCGTGCCCACGGTCATGCTGCTGGCCGTGCTGGCCGCCCTGGCCTGGCTGATCTTCAGCAACGAGCCCATCACCACAGCCCTCACCGTTTTTGTGGCCGTGCTGGTCATGGCCTGCCCCTGCGCCATGGGCCTTGCCACGCCCATGTCCATCATGGTGGGCACGGGTCGCGGCGCGCAGTTGGGCGTGCTGATCAAGAACGGCGCGGCCCTGGAACAGGCCGGACGCATCAGCGTGCTGGCCGTGGACAAAACCGGCACCCTCACCACGGGCAAACCCGTGCTTACGGGCCTGGACGTGCTGCCCGACGCGGCGGCATGGGACGAAAACGCCCTGCTGGGTCTGGCCGCCAGCCTGGAGGCCCGCTCCGAGCACCCCCTGGCCCATGCCATTCTGGCCGCCGCCAAGGAACGCCAACTGATTGCCGCCGCAGTGGACGAAGTGGCGGTCAGCCCCGGACTGGGCATTGCCGGCAAAGTGGGCGCGGAAACCGTGGCCGTGGGCAACCGCGCTTTTATGGAAGAACGCGGTCTGCGCGTGCCGCAGGACGTGCTGGCCCATCTGGCCGCCCTGGCCGAAGCCGGCCAGACCCCGCTGCTTCTGGCCCTGGGCGCGGGGGCCGAGGCCCGCCTGGCTGCCGTGCTGGCCCTGGCCGACGCCCTGCGCCCCGAATCGGCCTCCGTGGTGGCCCGGCTGCGCCATATGGGCGTGCGCGTGGTCATGCTCACCGGCGATAACGAACGCACGGCCCGCGCCGTCGCCGCCAGAGCCGGCGTGGACGAAGTGGCCGCCGGCCTGCTGCCCGCACAAAAGGCGGACTATGTGCGCCGCCTGCAGGAGGAAGGAAATATCGTGGGCATGGTGGGCGACGGCGTTAACGATGCTCCGGCCCTGGCCGCGGCGCATGTGGGCATGGCCGTGGGCACGGGCGTGGACGTGAGCGCCGAAGCCGGCGACATGGTGCTCATGCGCGACGGCATGGAGGCCGTACTCACGGCCCTGGCCCTTTCCCGCGCCACCATGCGCAATATCCGCCAGAATCTGTGCTGGGCCTTTGGCTACAACATATTGGGCCTGCCCGTGGCCGCCGGCCTGCTGCACGCCTTTGGCGGCCCCATGCTCTCCCCCATGATCGCCGGCACCGCCATGGCCCTTTCCTCTTTCTCTGTGGTCAGCAACGCCTTGCGGCTGCGCTGGTTCCGCATCAAGGAGCAACCATCAGCCAGCTGA
- a CDS encoding sensor domain-containing diguanylate cyclase gives METPSWKVDPGLNYLQASTQKEQLFGLDAGGLLGRPFQEFMDPADAVKIPDLFYREGAPCAFAHVVVRYISATGFLLVVEISGVPLFAEDGALLGFQGVECDLAALPARTGQEMPALDTIFGLTPIAACVVGRDGRLLAANARHAVLSGRPLMEVIGRHVKDLHRESGEKIVQDFIKLDAGGRIPDHELAIGDREYLIAVTPITSAMNKIIAICVIHLDITERKHLERQLQVANRRLAELNSRDYLTGVYNRRHFDASLAREVSRLGRAGGVLSVALIDVDNFKLFNDRYGHLAGDHCLTAVAKAMSDSLLRAEDRLFRYGGEEFAVLMPHTDEEGALVMAKRLRDAVYALQIPHVDSSWGRVTVSIGLKTIAAVCAYCEHSAGEAIVMGTDKALYRAKANGRNAIAFADKVCRMEEQK, from the coding sequence GTGGAAACACCGTCGTGGAAGGTCGACCCCGGTCTGAACTACCTTCAGGCCTCCACACAAAAGGAACAGTTGTTCGGTCTGGACGCGGGTGGGCTGCTGGGGCGGCCCTTCCAGGAATTCATGGACCCTGCGGACGCCGTGAAAATTCCTGATCTGTTTTATCGTGAAGGGGCCCCGTGCGCTTTTGCGCATGTGGTGGTGCGCTATATTTCCGCCACGGGCTTTCTGCTGGTGGTGGAAATCAGTGGCGTGCCCCTGTTTGCCGAAGACGGCGCGCTGTTGGGCTTTCAGGGGGTGGAGTGCGACCTGGCCGCCCTGCCGGCCCGGACCGGGCAGGAAATGCCCGCGCTGGACACCATTTTTGGCCTGACCCCCATAGCCGCTTGCGTGGTGGGCCGGGACGGACGGCTGCTGGCCGCCAATGCCAGGCATGCCGTTCTATCGGGGCGGCCGCTCATGGAGGTCATTGGCCGGCACGTGAAGGATCTGCACCGGGAGAGCGGGGAAAAAATAGTCCAGGATTTCATAAAGCTGGATGCCGGCGGCCGCATCCCTGACCATGAACTGGCCATAGGCGACAGGGAATATCTTATTGCCGTGACCCCCATCACCAGCGCGATGAACAAAATCATCGCCATCTGCGTCATCCATCTGGACATTACAGAACGCAAACACCTTGAGCGTCAGTTGCAGGTAGCGAACCGCCGCCTGGCGGAACTGAACTCCAGGGATTACCTGACAGGCGTCTACAACCGACGGCATTTCGACGCTTCGCTTGCCCGCGAGGTGTCGCGATTGGGCCGGGCCGGCGGCGTGCTGAGTGTGGCGCTCATCGATGTGGACAATTTCAAGCTCTTTAATGACCGGTATGGGCATCTGGCAGGCGACCACTGCCTCACGGCCGTGGCCAAGGCCATGAGCGACAGCCTGCTCCGCGCTGAGGACAGGCTGTTCCGCTACGGAGGCGAAGAATTTGCCGTCCTTATGCCCCATACGGACGAAGAGGGCGCTCTGGTCATGGCAAAGCGTCTGCGCGACGCCGTCTATGCCCTCCAGATTCCTCATGTGGACAGCTCCTGGGGACGGGTGACCGTGAGCATTGGCCTTAAAACCATTGCTGCCGTTTGCGCCTACTGTGAACACAGTGCGGGCGAAGCCATCGTCATGGGAACGGACAAGGCGCTCTATCGGGCCAAGGCCAACGGCAGAAACGCCATAGCCTTTGCGGACAAGGTCTGCAGGATGGAGGAACAAAAATAG
- a CDS encoding polysaccharide deacetylase family protein, producing the protein MQALLKYIGIAACCSLLALTAQAAPARVVDGAVIMRQPMRENLCAITFDDGPSVNTPQLLDMLAEYGIPATFFLLGSQAERHPDTVRRILAEGHEVGNHSYSHPNLRLASPERKAEEIRRTDAVLRSLGAAPVFLRPPYGAFDAYTEKVAGELGLSILLWSLDSRDWQRLPANYATLRSTLGTVYQPGTLRGIFLFHDTHKRTVDDLPRIIRDLRAGGCQRFVTVSDYLEGLLDPEPGMLMTRRTPRPLPPAEAEMPAAAHEVHGVRQAEELPPASYPAGSTPVPLARSSRPWLQDTSAAASQAAAQGQAAAQSPADAQSPTEGRPDATHAGPEGSSAPAATPQETLHPHPTTSMPAASPGLPAAHGPARPVS; encoded by the coding sequence ATGCAAGCGCTTTTGAAATATATCGGCATCGCAGCCTGTTGCAGCCTGCTGGCGCTGACCGCTCAGGCGGCCCCCGCCCGGGTGGTGGACGGCGCTGTCATCATGCGCCAGCCCATGCGGGAAAATCTGTGCGCCATCACCTTTGACGACGGGCCTTCCGTCAATACGCCGCAACTGCTGGATATGCTGGCAGAATACGGCATCCCCGCCACATTTTTTCTCTTGGGCAGCCAGGCCGAGCGCCACCCGGACACCGTCCGGCGCATTTTGGCTGAAGGGCATGAGGTAGGCAACCACTCCTATTCTCACCCCAATCTGCGTCTGGCTTCACCGGAGCGCAAAGCCGAGGAAATTCGCCGCACCGACGCCGTGCTGCGTTCCCTGGGGGCCGCGCCAGTGTTTCTGCGGCCGCCCTACGGGGCCTTTGACGCCTATACGGAAAAAGTGGCCGGTGAACTGGGGCTCTCTATTCTGCTCTGGTCGCTGGACAGCCGCGACTGGCAGCGCCTGCCCGCCAATTATGCCACCCTGCGCTCCACTCTGGGCACGGTCTACCAGCCCGGAACCCTGCGGGGCATTTTTCTGTTTCATGACACGCACAAACGCACGGTGGACGACCTGCCCCGCATCATCCGCGACCTGCGGGCAGGCGGCTGCCAGCGCTTTGTTACCGTGAGCGACTATCTGGAAGGGCTTCTGGATCCGGAACCGGGCATGCTCATGACCCGCCGTACGCCCCGCCCCTTGCCCCCGGCCGAAGCGGAAATGCCCGCCGCCGCGCATGAGGTGCACGGTGTGCGCCAGGCGGAAGAGCTGCCCCCTGCCAGCTACCCCGCCGGATCCACGCCCGTGCCTTTGGCCCGCAGCAGCCGCCCTTGGCTGCAGGATACGTCCGCCGCAGCCTCTCAGGCCGCAGCACAGGGGCAGGCTGCGGCACAAAGCCCTGCCGATGCCCAGAGCCCCACAGAGGGACGACCCGACGCGACGCACGCCGGACCAGAGGGCTCCTCCGCCCCGGCCGCCACGCCGCAAGAGACTCTGCATCCGCACCCTACCACGTCCATGCCTGCCGCCAGCCCTGGCCTGCCCGCCGCCCACGGCCCTGCCAGGCCGGTTTCCTGA
- a CDS encoding AIR synthase-related protein has product MLYRVETGPHAGMDDTQGRKTALRLRKDLDLTVAAVRQTKVFTVDGLDAPQVQRLLDEGVWHDPILQQAALTPLPLAQPAQWFVEVGFRPGVTDNEARTARDTAALVLGLPREGLRVYTSVQYRISEDPAAPLRREQVDALARDLLCNTLIQRYRVKSAQEWQAAPGFEPQAAKVTGAADATVETVALSAMDDAALQRASRENTWALNLTELHRIRAHFTGLEEAARRAALQLPADPTDVEMEVLAQTWSEHCKHKIFAARIDYTDADTGRREVVDNLYKTCIRDATAILRERMGEKDYCKSVFKDNAGVIAFINGYDACIKVETHNSPSALDPYGGALTGIVGVNRDPMGTGMGAELVCNTDVFCFASPFYDQPLPPRLLHPRRVLEGVREGVEHGGNKSGIPTVNGSLVFDQRFLGKPLVFCGTVGLLPAEINGRAGWYKKAEPGDVIVMTGGRIGKDGIHGATFSSEELHEGSPATAVQIGDPITQRKMYDFILRARDMGLYHAITDNGAGGLSSSVGEMAEDTGGCVLDIAKAPLKYDGLRPWEILLSEAQERMTLAVPPNKLEQFLELAARMDVEATALGYFTESGCFEVRYGERVVASLDMDFMHNGVPQLHLEAQWSAPEVRDIRVDVAQVEQGAFLQRMLGRLNICSKEYIVRQYDHEVRGGSVVKPMVGVKRDGPSDAGVLRPLLESDAGLVVSHGICPKFSDYDAYWMMANAMDEAIRNAVAVGANPDALAGVDNFCWCDPVVSPSNPDGRYKLAQLVRACRALRQFSLAFGVPCISGKDSMKNDYTGGGERISIPPTVLFSVLGVMGNVTAAQTSDFKRPGDLIYVLGGTWREMAGSEAADELGLKGGRVPHVDAATALPRYRAVNALMGQKAIAACHDCSDGGLAVALAEMCIGGRLGAEVDLNAVPALEAMNLTELLYSESASRLVISVRPDLGMIFDALGQWQLCTRIGTVTEDARLTLRSGDSLLCAAPVEDLAKAFKRTLDW; this is encoded by the coding sequence ATGCTCTACAGGGTGGAAACCGGCCCCCACGCCGGAATGGACGATACGCAGGGGCGTAAGACGGCCCTGCGGCTGCGCAAGGATCTCGACCTGACCGTGGCCGCCGTGCGGCAGACCAAGGTCTTTACCGTGGACGGTCTGGACGCGCCCCAGGTGCAGCGCCTGCTGGACGAAGGCGTCTGGCACGACCCCATTCTGCAGCAGGCGGCGCTTACCCCGCTGCCTTTGGCGCAGCCCGCGCAGTGGTTCGTGGAAGTGGGCTTTCGCCCCGGCGTCACGGACAACGAAGCCCGCACGGCGCGGGACACGGCCGCTCTGGTGCTGGGTCTGCCGCGAGAAGGCCTGCGCGTCTATACCTCGGTGCAGTACCGCATCAGCGAGGACCCCGCCGCGCCCCTGCGCCGCGAACAGGTGGACGCCCTGGCCCGCGATCTGCTCTGCAATACCCTGATCCAGCGCTATCGCGTCAAAAGCGCGCAGGAATGGCAGGCGGCCCCCGGCTTTGAGCCTCAGGCCGCCAAGGTTACGGGCGCGGCCGACGCCACGGTGGAAACCGTGGCCCTCTCCGCTATGGACGACGCGGCCCTGCAACGGGCCAGCCGGGAAAACACCTGGGCACTTAATCTTACGGAGCTGCACCGCATCCGTGCGCACTTCACCGGGCTGGAGGAAGCCGCCCGGCGCGCCGCCCTGCAGCTGCCCGCCGACCCTACGGACGTGGAAATGGAAGTGCTGGCCCAGACCTGGTCCGAGCATTGTAAACACAAGATTTTCGCCGCGCGTATCGACTATACGGACGCGGATACGGGCCGCCGCGAGGTGGTGGACAACCTCTACAAAACCTGCATCCGCGACGCCACGGCCATCCTGCGGGAGCGCATGGGCGAGAAGGACTATTGCAAGTCCGTGTTCAAGGACAATGCAGGCGTCATTGCGTTTATCAACGGCTACGACGCCTGCATCAAGGTAGAGACGCACAACAGCCCCTCGGCCCTGGACCCCTACGGCGGGGCGCTTACGGGCATTGTGGGCGTGAACCGCGACCCCATGGGCACGGGCATGGGTGCGGAATTGGTCTGCAATACGGATGTGTTCTGCTTTGCCTCGCCCTTTTATGACCAGCCCCTGCCCCCGCGCCTGCTGCACCCCCGCCGCGTGCTGGAAGGCGTGCGCGAAGGCGTGGAGCACGGCGGCAACAAGTCCGGCATTCCCACGGTCAACGGCTCTCTGGTCTTTGACCAGCGCTTTCTGGGCAAGCCCCTGGTCTTTTGCGGCACCGTGGGGCTGCTGCCTGCAGAAATCAACGGCCGCGCCGGCTGGTACAAGAAGGCCGAGCCGGGCGACGTCATTGTCATGACTGGCGGCCGCATCGGCAAGGACGGCATCCACGGGGCCACCTTTTCCTCCGAAGAGCTGCACGAAGGCTCCCCGGCCACGGCCGTGCAGATCGGCGACCCTATTACGCAACGCAAGATGTATGACTTTATTCTGCGCGCGCGGGATATGGGTCTGTACCACGCCATTACGGACAACGGCGCGGGCGGCCTCTCTTCCTCCGTGGGCGAAATGGCCGAAGATACGGGCGGCTGCGTGCTGGACATCGCCAAGGCCCCCCTCAAGTACGACGGCCTGCGGCCCTGGGAGATCCTGCTCTCCGAGGCGCAGGAGCGTATGACCCTGGCCGTGCCCCCGAACAAACTGGAGCAGTTTCTGGAGCTGGCTGCCCGTATGGACGTGGAGGCCACGGCCCTGGGCTATTTTACGGAATCCGGCTGCTTTGAAGTGCGCTACGGCGAACGCGTGGTGGCCTCGCTGGATATGGACTTCATGCACAACGGCGTGCCCCAGCTGCACCTGGAAGCCCAGTGGAGCGCGCCCGAAGTGCGGGACATCCGTGTGGACGTGGCGCAGGTGGAGCAGGGGGCCTTTTTGCAGCGCATGCTGGGCAGGTTGAACATCTGCTCCAAGGAATACATTGTCCGCCAGTATGACCATGAGGTGCGCGGTGGCAGCGTGGTCAAGCCCATGGTGGGCGTCAAGCGCGATGGTCCGTCAGACGCGGGCGTGCTGCGGCCCCTGCTGGAATCGGACGCCGGTCTGGTAGTTTCGCACGGCATCTGCCCCAAGTTCAGCGACTACGACGCCTACTGGATGATGGCCAATGCCATGGACGAAGCCATCCGCAACGCCGTGGCTGTGGGCGCCAACCCCGACGCCCTGGCCGGGGTGGACAACTTCTGTTGGTGCGACCCGGTGGTAAGCCCGTCCAACCCCGATGGCCGCTACAAGCTGGCCCAGCTGGTGCGGGCCTGCCGTGCCCTGCGGCAGTTCTCCCTGGCCTTCGGCGTGCCCTGCATTTCCGGCAAGGATTCCATGAAGAACGACTACACCGGCGGCGGGGAGCGCATCTCCATTCCGCCTACGGTGCTCTTCTCCGTACTGGGGGTCATGGGCAACGTGACGGCGGCGCAGACTTCAGATTTCAAGCGTCCCGGCGACCTCATCTATGTGCTGGGCGGTACCTGGCGCGAAATGGCGGGCAGCGAGGCCGCCGACGAGCTGGGCCTCAAGGGCGGGCGTGTGCCCCATGTGGACGCCGCCACGGCCCTGCCGCGCTACCGCGCCGTCAACGCCCTTATGGGGCAGAAGGCCATTGCCGCCTGCCACGACTGCTCCGACGGCGGCCTGGCTGTGGCCCTGGCCGAGATGTGCATTGGCGGGCGTCTGGGGGCCGAGGTGGACCTGAACGCCGTGCCCGCTCTGGAGGCCATGAACCTGACCGAACTGCTTTACAGCGAGTCGGCCAGCCGACTGGTCATCAGCGTGCGGCCGGACCTGGGCATGATTTTTGACGCCCTGGGGCAGTGGCAGCTCTGTACCCGCATCGGCACGGTTACGGAGGACGCACGGCTGACCCTGCGCAGCGGCGACAGCCTGCTTTGTGCTGCGCCCGTGGAGGATCTGGCCAAGGCCTTCAAGCGTACCCTGGACTGGTAG
- a CDS encoding polyprenyl synthetase family protein: protein MIQLKARLALELPAVNRALERATASLPASVRPVAQHIFQAGGKRLRPLLTVLMARLLGCGREDIHDLAVTLEMLHAATLLHDDVLDNAVSRRGQPAAHTVYTVGTVILAGDALLAGANALVAGFGDTRLTRCFSEATSRTAAGEILEIEAQGRVDVSAAAYEEIIRGKTAWLIRAACELGALAAGVADPLVAAAAAYGENLGMAFQMVDDALDFAPESVTGKPTGGDVREGKLTPPLRLYRESLAEAERAAFDAAFCAGLMTAQDAAAIAARIREAGFDAQVRRQAEGFLDVAREAVHGLPERPERRFLLQMADYVRDRKK, encoded by the coding sequence ATGATCCAACTGAAAGCGCGCCTGGCCCTGGAGTTGCCCGCCGTCAACCGGGCCCTGGAGCGGGCGACGGCAAGCCTGCCCGCCTCCGTGCGGCCCGTGGCCCAGCATATTTTTCAGGCTGGGGGCAAGCGCCTGCGGCCCCTGCTCACCGTGCTTATGGCGCGGCTTCTTGGCTGTGGGCGGGAAGACATCCACGACCTGGCCGTGACGCTGGAGATGCTCCACGCCGCCACCCTGCTGCACGATGACGTGCTGGACAATGCCGTGAGCCGTCGGGGGCAGCCTGCTGCGCACACGGTGTATACTGTGGGCACGGTCATTCTGGCCGGAGACGCGCTGCTGGCCGGGGCCAACGCGCTGGTGGCGGGCTTTGGCGACACGCGTCTGACGCGCTGCTTTTCCGAGGCCACCAGCCGTACGGCTGCGGGTGAAATTCTGGAAATCGAGGCCCAGGGCCGGGTGGACGTGAGTGCCGCGGCCTATGAAGAAATCATCCGGGGCAAGACGGCCTGGCTTATCCGCGCGGCCTGTGAGCTGGGGGCCCTGGCCGCCGGGGTCGCAGATCCTTTGGTGGCCGCGGCCGCGGCCTACGGCGAAAATCTGGGCATGGCCTTTCAGATGGTAGACGACGCCCTGGACTTTGCGCCGGAAAGCGTCACGGGCAAACCCACGGGCGGCGATGTGCGCGAAGGCAAGCTGACCCCGCCTTTGCGCCTTTACCGCGAGAGCCTTGCGGAGGCGGAACGCGCCGCCTTTGACGCGGCCTTCTGCGCTGGACTCATGACCGCGCAGGACGCCGCCGCCATTGCCGCGCGTATCCGCGAGGCGGGCTTTGACGCCCAGGTGCGCCGTCAGGCCGAAGGCTTTCTGGACGTGGCCCGTGAGGCCGTGCACGGCCTGCCCGAAAGGCCGGAGCGCCGTTTTCTGCTCCAGATGGCCGATTACGTGCGGGACAGGAAAAAGTAG
- the mqnB gene encoding futalosine hydrolase: protein MTLLLCAATARELAGLAPGFAPPGLPPLAVAPGGATDDPWPEMRLWPLPLRRGRALCCLTGVGPLNAALALGLALERARAEGTPVSVVCNAGLAGAFSLEDRPLRSLCLVREEIWPEYGLNDGRSVVAGAFGFPLWQPPGGAPVRDRLPLAGADVLGAGAAALPAVRSLTVAGVTASRERAEQLCRSYGADLENMEGFAVAYACARAGLPCVEARCVSNKVGPRARDEKDFAGALHALAGVLPALNCN, encoded by the coding sequence GTGACCCTGCTGCTCTGCGCCGCCACGGCCCGCGAATTGGCGGGCCTTGCGCCGGGCTTTGCGCCGCCGGGGCTGCCGCCCCTGGCCGTCGCGCCGGGGGGGGCCACGGACGACCCCTGGCCGGAAATGCGCCTCTGGCCCCTGCCCTTGCGGCGGGGCCGCGCCTTGTGCTGCCTGACGGGCGTGGGGCCGCTCAACGCGGCCTTGGCTCTGGGGCTGGCCCTGGAGCGGGCGCGGGCGGAAGGCACGCCCGTGAGCGTTGTGTGTAACGCTGGTCTGGCCGGGGCCTTCAGCCTGGAGGATCGGCCCCTGCGTTCGCTCTGTCTGGTGCGTGAAGAAATCTGGCCAGAATACGGCCTCAACGATGGGCGCTCTGTGGTGGCCGGGGCCTTCGGTTTTCCCCTCTGGCAGCCGCCCGGCGGCGCGCCCGTGCGCGACCGTCTGCCCCTGGCCGGGGCGGACGTCCTGGGCGCAGGCGCGGCGGCGCTGCCTGCAGTCCGGTCGCTCACCGTGGCCGGAGTGACGGCCAGCCGTGAGCGGGCGGAGCAGCTGTGCCGGAGCTATGGCGCGGACCTGGAAAATATGGAAGGCTTTGCCGTGGCCTATGCCTGTGCCCGGGCCGGACTGCCCTGCGTGGAGGCGCGCTGCGTGTCCAACAAGGTGGGCCCGCGCGCCAGGGACGAAAAAGACTTTGCGGGAGCTTTGCACGCCCTGGCCGGGGTGCTGCCCGCCCTCAACTGCAACTGA